A genome region from Naumovozyma castellii chromosome 5, complete genome includes the following:
- the NCAS0E02380 gene encoding pyruvate kinase PYK2 (ancestral locus Anc_7.45) has translation MAIRQTLLRRAFTTRPYSTINATHSLMLQSRLARLTHLRTEPSANDIRKTSIIGTIGPQSNNVPTIVALRKAGLNIIRMNFSHGSHEFHQSVIDNARESESQYHGRPLGIALDTKGPEIRTGSFVRDNGVPVKTGHEMIFSTDPQYKECGDDQIMYVDYANITKVMEVGKFIYVDDGAISFEVLQVKDAETLKVRALNDGTLNSHKGVNLPGTDVDLPALSEKDKQDLQFGVKNNIHMIFASFIRTPDDIRTIRQFLGEDGKQIKIIAKIENEQGVNNFDQILQLADGVMIARGDLGIEIPAPEVLAVQKKLIAKCNLAGKPVICATQMLESMTYNPRPTRAEVSDVGNAILDGADCVMLSGETAKGAYPIDAVNMMADTALIAEEATAYLPNYDDIRNCTPKPTPTTETVAASAVAAVFEQDAKAIIVLSTSGDTARLCSKYRPNCPIILITRNDNTARFSHLYRAVFPFVYNKPALDDWVKDVQNRIDFGIEMAKQMGILTVGDAVVTIQGFKSGVGHSNTLHVLTI, from the coding sequence ATGGCAATACGTCAAACTCTCCTAAGGAGGGCTTTCACAACAAGACCATACTCCACCATCAACGCAACGCACTCACTCATGCTCCAATCACGTCTAGCAAGACTAACTCATCTTCGTACAGAACCTTCAGCTAACGATATTCGCAAGACCTCCATCATTGGCACCATCGGTCCGCAATCCAACAATGTCCCCACCATTGTTGCTCTCAGGAAGGCTGGTCTCAACATCATCAGAATGAACTTTTCTCATGGATCCCATGAATTCCATCAATCCGTCATCGATAACGCCAGAGAATCAGAGTCCCAATACCATGGAAGGCCCTTAGGTATCGCTTTGGATACAAAGGGCCCTGAGATTAGAACGGGCTCCTTTGTTAGAGACAACGGAGTCCCAGTGAAGACCGGTCATGAGATGATCTTCTCTACGGATCCACAATATAAAGAATGTGGAGATGATCAGATCATGTATGTTGATTATGCAAATATTACTAAAGTTATGGAAGTAGGGAAATTCATTTATGTGGATGATGGTGCCATTTCATTTGAAGTTTTGCAAGTGAAAGATGCAGAAACTTTGAAAGTGAGAGCTCTAAATGATGGTACTTTGAATTCACATAAGGGTGTCAATCTACCGGGGACTGATGTGGATTTACCTGCCTTGTCTGAGAAGGATAAACAGGATTTACAATTTGGTGTGaagaataatattcatatgATATTCGCGTCGTTTATTAGAACTCCGGATGACATAAGAACCATTAGACAATTCTTGGGCGAAGATGGTAAACAGATTAAGATTATTGccaagattgaaaatgaacaagGTGTCAATAATTTCGATCAAATCTTACAATTGGCGGATGGGGTTATGATTGCAAGAGGTGATTTGGGTATTGAAATTCCAGCTCCAGAAGTCCTTGCAGtacaaaagaaattaattgCTAAATGTAATTTGGCTGGGAAGCCAGTAATTTGTGCCACTCAAATGTTAGAATCTATGACTTATAATCCTAGACCTACAAGGGCAGAAGTCTCAGATGTTGGAAATGCTATCCTAGATGGTGCTGATTGTGTCATGTTATCCGGTGAAACTGCAAAGGGTGCGTATCCAATAGACGCCGTTAACATGATGGCAGACACAGCTTTGATTGCAGAGGAAGCCACAGCTTATTTACCCAATTATGATGATATTAGAAATTGTACACCAAAACCAACCCCTACCACTGAAACAGTGGCTGCATCAGCCGTTGCAGCCGTCTTTGAACAGGATGCCAAGGCCATTATTGTCCTTTCCACTAGTGGGGACACAGCAAGATTATGTTCCAAATATAGACCCAATTGTCCtataattttaataacaAGGAATGACAATACAGCAAGATTCTCACATTTATACAGGGCTGTATTTCCCTTTGTTTATAATAAACCTGCCCTCGATGATTGGGTTAAAGATGTACAAAATAGAATAGATTTCGGTATTGAAATGGCAAAGCAAATGGGGATATTAACCGTCGGGGATGCAGTCGTGACAATACAAGGGTTTAAGAGTGGTGTAGGTCATTCCAATACCTTACATGTCTTGACCATTTAA
- the MRX3 gene encoding Mrx3p (ancestral locus Anc_7.427), with product MSKFSIFRSINRLVILPTTGFTLGYVSFMKTWPSEAGSMSLKDKLTGPGDNRLHLQRLDIISKIQNDRFYKNFEEDTSVIYRRQSETLPKDHLPYHVGQGVLFGPGKLEIDPIIFHDEADKSIVVFYHLGEGLGNENGNVHKGILSLLMDEALCYCGFPTLPNGRGVTAKLSLKFLNDLPVNSTIVLRANVRETKGRKCIIDGTVESMPTKDWLRYLVGQEKFKKGKIYASAECILVEPKWFKYLKSLKIM from the coding sequence ATGTCAAAGTTTTCCATCTTCAGGAGTATTAATAGATTAGTGATTCTACCCACGACTGGTTTCACGCTGGGATATGTAAGTTTTATGAAGACATGGCCCAGTGAAGCCGGATCGATGTCTTTGAAAGATAAATTAACAGGTCCCGGTGACAATAGATTACATTTACAACGTTTAGACATTATATCTAAGATTCAAAATGATCGCTTCTATAAGAACTTCGAAGAAGATACCAGTGTGATATATCGAAGACAAAGTGAGACCTTACCTAAGGATCATTTGCCATACCATGTGGGCCAGGGAGTATTATTCGGACCAGGTAAATTAGAGATAGATCCCATTATATTCCATGATGAAGCTGATAAATCTATTGTGGTGTTCTATCATTTGGGTGAAGGGTTAGGTAACGAAAATGGGAACGTGCACAAGGGAATATTATCACTCCTTATGGATGAAGCCTTATGTTATTGTGGATTCCCCACGTTACCTAACGGTAGGGGTGTTACAGCCAAATTATCGCTAAAGTTTTTGAACGATCTGCCTGTAAATTCCACAATTGTGTTAAGGGCGAACGTGAGAGAAACTAAGGGAAGAAAATGTATCATTGATGGAACAGTAGAATCCATGCCCACTAAGGATTGGTTGAGATATTTAGTTGGTCaggaaaaatttaaaaaggGTAAGATATATGCTAGTGCGGAATGTATATTAGTTGAACCTAAATGgtttaaatatttaaaatcattaaaaatTATGTAA
- the NCAS0E02430 gene encoding 60S ribosomal protein eL32 (ancestral locus Anc_7.424), producing MASALPHPKIVKKHSKKFKRHHSDRYHRVSENWRKQKGIDSVVRRRFRGNISEPTIGYGSNKKTKFLTPSGHKTFLVANIKDLETLIMHTKSYAAEIAHNVSAKNRVGILARAKALGIKVTNPKGRLALEA from the coding sequence ATGGCCTCCGCTTTACCACACCCAAAGATCGTCAAGAAGCACTCTAAGAAGTTCAAGCGTCATCATTCTGACCGTTACCACAGAGTCTCTGAAAACTGGAGAAAGCAAAAGGGTATTGATTCCGTTGtcagaagaagattcaGAGGTAACATTTCTGAACCAACTATTGGTTACGGTTCCAACAAGAAGACCAAGTTCTTGACTCCATCTGGTCACAAGACTTTCTTAGTTGCTAACATCAAGGATTTAGAAACTTTGATCATGCACACCAAGTCCTACGCCGCTGAAATCGCTCATAACGTTTCTGCTAAGAACAGAGTCGGTATCTTGGCTAGAGCTAAGGCTTTAGGTATTAAGGTCACCAACCCAAAGGGTCGTTTGGCTTTGGAAGCTTAA
- the BRN1 gene encoding condensin subunit BRN1 (ancestral locus Anc_7.428), whose product MSTALRYDNDDDEQGLFTNQSTVMANFEEWIKMATDNKINSRNSWNFALIDYFYDLNVLRDAENNINFQKASATLDGCVKIYSSRVDSVTNETGKLLSGLAQKKPKQGNNKDPNGEDGTEEEGQEGEENQEDEDAEGNDSVRIDPLTGLPIGKDDDHNARRRNYNRVLETTLVEFDTIKMKELDEELNIDPLFKKALIDFDEGGAKSLLLNTLNIDDSARVVFDASITDQSKPEHLLQDIPEEEEEEEEEEEEEEEDPIEDSSIQHSRNELQINTNLTDMAFESMDKYAIEDEILALGMDFINFNQISVCEISSSIQQLRNVVDDINKAKSFIDSVNSKFDNFLTDQELKDVIPDASLNMNDGVDDFDTGIGQELDYSMQQEEDHMLGEDDVHGEENADELDGDENIATAAANSIFEQDLMAYFDESLKKNWRGREHWKVRNFKKSNLPKSLEETATTTTTSNDSSNLQTSSNDNTVKPPTKKQAFEIDFFSNDDSLEEMVFAPKKKAHIDMRLKDREDASHYLLPDDYHFSTDKITRLFIKPGQKMSLFRPKKSSKDGASSSLRYNTSNHLNGDASNKSNNGGAEIADEQFWADNYEKREENHANDDNDEDGDVRELEMDNPFDDGIDFNQAFEDNDDDENADDVGHSPPSINEENDKFLPKDNKINYSRVAKRVDVRRLKKNIWNSIQMLVAKRKEEEKENEDTNVINFKFTEISQEISGKYSKDTVKDISTSFCFICLLHLANEHGLQIHNTDNFEDLVVTYQVPSAVTAQ is encoded by the coding sequence ATGAGCACGGCACTTCGCTACGACAACGATGACGATGAGCAGGGCCTCTTTACAAACCAATCCACCGTGATGGCCAACTTCGAAGAATGGATCAAGATGGCCACGGATAACAAGATCAACTCGAGAAATAGTTGGAATTTCGCCCTGATTGACTATTTTTACGACCTGAATGTGCTAAGGGATGCCGAGaataatatcaattttCAAAAGGCTTCCGCTACGTTGGATGGTTGTGTTAAGATTTACTCTTCGAGGGTGGATTCAGTTACCAATGAGACCGGTAAGTTGTTGAGTGGGCTGGCACAGAAAAAACCTAAACAGGGCAATAATAAGGATCCCAATGGTGAAGATGGTACTGAAGAGGAAGGCCAAGAGGGAGAGgaaaatcaagaagatgaagatgcgGAGGGGAACGATAGTGTTAGAATTGATCCATTGACGGGGCTCCCGATTGGTAAAGATGACGATCATAATGcaaggagaagaaattacaaTAGAGTCCTAGAGACTACATTGGTGGAGTTTGATACCATTAAGATGAAGGAATTAGACGAGGAATTAAATATCGATCCCTTATTTAAGAAGGCACttattgattttgatgaagGTGGCGCCAAGAGTTTGCTATTAAATACATTGAATATCGATGATTCTGCCAGAGTAGTGTTTGATGCGTCAATTACCGATCAAAGCAAACCGGAACACTTACTCCAAGACATACCcgaggaagaagaagaagaagaagaagaagaagaagaagaagaagaagaccCGATCGAAGATTCATCTATACAACATTCTCGCAATGAATTGCAAATTAATACCAATTTAACAGATATGGCTTTTGAGTCCATGGATAAATACgccattgaagatgaaattctTGCCCTGGGGATGgattttataaattttaATCAGATCTCCGTATGTGAAATATCCTCTTCCATTCAACAACTTCGGAACGTGGTGGATGACATCAACAAGGCAAAATCATTTATTGATAGTGTGAATAGTAAATTTGACAATTTCTTAACTGatcaagaattgaaagatgtgATACCTGATGCAAGTTTAAACATGAACGATGGTGTAGATGATTTTGATACAGGTATTGGGCAAGAACTAGATTACTCTATGCAGCAAGAGGAAGATCATATGCTtggtgaagatgatgtTCATGGTGAGGAAAATGCAGATGAATTGGATGGAGATGAGAACATtgcaacagcagcagctAATAGTATATTTGAGCAAGATTTAATGGcatattttgatgaaagtctaaagaagaattggcGTGGTAGAGAACATTGGAAAGTTCGTAATTTTAAAAAGAGTAATCTACCTAAGAGTTTGGAAGAAACAGCGACGACAACGACGACTAGTAATGATTCCAGCAATTTGCAAACATCTAGTAATGATAATACTGTTAAGCCACCCACAAAGAAACAAGCGTTTGAGATTGATTTTTTCAGTAATGATGATTCCTTAGAAGAGATGGTATTTGCCCCAAAGAAAAAAGCTCATATTGATATGAGATTAAAGGACCGTGAAGACGCATCACATTATTTATTGCCAGATGATTATCATTTCTCAACGGATAAGATAAcaagattatttattaagCCAGGTCAAAAAATGAGTCTATTTAGACCAAAGAAGAGTAGTAAAGATGGTGCAAGTTCATCATTAAGATACAATACTTCCAACCATCTTAACGGCGATGCCTCAAATAAATCCAACAATGGCGGAGCAGAAATTGCTGACGAACAGTTTTGGGCTGACAATTATGAGAAGAGGGAAGAAAACCATGCAAATGACGATAATGACGAAGACGGTGACGTTAGGGAACTAGAAATGGATAATCCATTTGATGATGGTATTGATTTCAACCAGgcatttgaagataatgacgatgatgaaaatgcaGATGATGTGGGACATTCGCCTCCGTCAATTAATGAAGAGAACGATAAATTTCTACCGAAGGACAATAAGATTAATTATTCTCGAGTTGCCAAACGTGTTGATGTGCGTagattgaaaaagaatatatggAATTCCATCCAAATGCTAGTTGCCAAACGGAAGGAGGaggagaaggaaaatgaagatacaaatgttattaatttcaagTTCACCGAGATATCGCAAGAGATAAGTGGGAAATATTCTAAGGATACTGTGAAGGATATTTCAACTAGTTTCTGctttatttgtttattacATCTCGCCAACGAGCATGGGTTGCAGATCCATAACACGGACAATTTTGAAGATCTGGTTGTTACCTATCAAGTTCCTAGTGCTGTTACAGCTCAATAG
- the ROX3 gene encoding Rox3p (ancestral locus Anc_7.425) produces MQQYDQHTLPAYYYYIDPETAYKPQTPSPLDDLISVYGLSDLSRQVARTTPDGGKAVKLRKSYKNQISDLSGKFNVIPNRENGKGGELAQILFQNNPDMLNQVNRSKDMSQEEYFNQLRDRDLNLFQQSNNLDWNVCENVLAQFGKSYPSEFQNQQDNGFVVDDLAFDLDGTGKATSNNVNNPNGKKRKNKSNGSSMATPTSDVQDDLKRRRLE; encoded by the coding sequence ATGCAACAATACGATCAACATACACTGCCTGCTTACTACTATTACATCGACCCTGAAACGGCATACAAACCGCAGACTCCGAGCCCGCTGGATGATCTGATATCGGTGTACGGTCTCTCTGATTTGTCTCGTCAAGTGGCAAGAACTACGCCAGATGGTGGGAAGGCTGTCAAATTGAGAAAATCATACAAGAACCAAATAAGTGATCTCTCGGGGAAATTCAACGTTATACCGAACAgagaaaatggaaaaggTGGAGAATTGGCACAGATTTTGTTTCAGAATAATCCAGATATGCTGAATCAAGTTAATCGATCAAAGGATATGTCACaggaagaatattttaatcAACTACGCGATAGggatttgaatttatttcaacaatctaataatttggatTGGAACGTTTGTGAAAATGTGCTGGCCCAATTTGGTAAATCTTATCCATctgaatttcaaaatcaacagGATAATGGATTTGTCGTGGATGATTTGGCATTTGATCTTGATGGGACGGGTAAGGCAACAAGTAATAATGTCAATAATCCTAACGGtaagaagaggaaaaacAAATCAAATGGAAGCTCTATGGCTACACCAACTAGTGATGTTCAAGACGatttgaagagaagaagattggAGTAA
- the ATP1 gene encoding F1F0 ATP synthase subunit alpha (ancestral locus Anc_7.432), whose protein sequence is MLRQTATSTIRPLTRVLRSTARFASTTSKPQPTEVSSILEERIRGVANDTNLNETGRVLAVGDGIARVFGLNNIQAEELVEFSSGVKGMALNLEPGQVGIVLFGSDRLVKEGELVKRTGKIVDVPVGPALLGRVVDALGNPIDGKGPIKAEKYSRAQVKAPGILPRRSVHEPVQTGLKAVDALVPIGRGQRELIIGDRQTGKTAVALDTILNQKRWNNGKDESKKLYCVYVAIGQKRSTVAQLVQTLEQHDALKYSIIVAATASEAAPLQYLAPFTAASIGEWFRDNGKHALIVYDDLSKQAVAYRQLSLLLRRPPGREAYPGDVFYLHSRLLERAAKMSEKEGAGSLTALPIIETQGGDVSAYIPTNVISITDGQIFLEAELFYKGIRPAINVGLSVSRVGSAAQVKALKQVAGSLKLFLAQYREVAAFAQFGSDLDASTKQTLTRGERLTQLLKQNQYSPLSAEEQVPLIYAGVNGHLDNIELSRIGEFESSFLAFLKSNHESILKDIREKGELTKDLMASLKSATESFVATF, encoded by the coding sequence ATGCTTCGCCAAACAGCCACATCCACGATCCGTCCACTCACTAGAGTCCTAAGATCCACCGCCCGTTTCGCTTCCACCACAAGCAAACCACAACCCACCGAGGTCTCCTCGATCCTCGAGGAAAGAATCCGCGGGGTCGCCAACGACActaatttgaatgaaacTGGGAGAGTCTTAGCTGTCGGGGATGGTATCGCTAGAGTCTTTGGTCTAAATAACATTCAAGCAGAAGAATTGGTCGAATTCTCCTCCGGTGTTAAGGGGATGGCTTTGAATTTAGAACCAGGTCAAGTCGGTATCGTCCTTTTCGGGTCCGATAGATTGGTTAAAGAGGGTGAATTGGTTAAGAGAACGGGGAAGATTGTTGATGTCCCCGTCGGTCCTGCCTTGTTAGGTAGAGTTGTCGACGCATTGGGGAACCCAATTGATGGGAAGGGCCCAATTAAGGCTGAGAAATACTCAAGAGCTCAAGTGAAGGCTCCAGGTATCTTGCCAAGAAGATCTGTTCATGAACCTGTACAAACTGGGTTGAAAGCTGTTGATGCTTTGGTCCCAATTGGGAGAGGTCAAAGAGAATTGATCATTGGTGATCGTCAAACGGGGAAAACCGCCGTTGCTTTGGATACTATCTTGAATCAAAAAAGATGGAATAATGGTAAGGATGAATCTAAAAAATTGTATTGTGTTTACGTCGCCATTGGTCAAAAGAGATCCACTGTGGCTCAATTGGTTCAAACTTTAGAACAACATGATgctttgaaatattctaTCATTGTTGCTGCTACCGCTTCTGAAGCTGCTCCATTACAATATTTAGCTCCTTTCACCGCTGCATCCATTGGTGAATGGTTTAGAGATAATGGGAAACATGCTTTGATTGTCTATGATGATTTGTCCAAGCAAGCCGTCGCATACCGTCAATTATCCCTATTATTGAGACGTCCACCTGGTCGTGAAGCTTACCCAGGTGATGTCTTTTATTTACATTCAAGATTATTGGAAAGAGCCGCTAAAATGTCTGAAAAGGAAGGTGCTGGTTCATTGACCGCCTTACCAATCATTGAAACTCAAGGTGGTGATGTCTCTGCTTATATCCCAACAAATGTCATTTCCATTACTGATGGTCAAATCTTTTTGGAAGCAGAATTGTTCTACAAGGGTATCAGACCTGCCATTAATGTCGGTCTTTCCGTCTCTCGTGTCGGTTCCGCTGCTCAAGTGAAAGCTTTGAAACAAGTCGCTggttctttgaaattattcttgGCTCAATATAGAGAAGTTGCTGCATTTGCTCAATTCGGTTCCGATTTAGATGCTTCCACAAAGCAAACTTTAACCAGAGGTGAAAGATTAActcaattattgaaacaaaacCAATATTCTCCATTATCTGCAGAAGAACAAGTTCCATTGATTTACGCAGGTGTCAATGGTCATTtagataatattgaattatcAAGAATCGGTGAATTCGAATCTTCATTCTTAGCATTCTTGAAATCAAATCATGAATCCATCTTGAAAGACATTAGAGAAAAGGGTGAATTAACCAAGGACTTGATGGcttctttgaaatctgCCACTGAATCATTCGTGGCCactttttaa
- the AVT5 gene encoding amino acid transporter (ancestral locus Anc_7.420) has translation MSEPTYSNTRSGVITLLHTACGAGILAMPFAFKPFGLVPGFAMLTICGLCSLLGLLLQARVYRYAPERAASFFSLTQKINPNLSVVFDLAIAIKCFGVGVSYMIVVGDLMPQIVSGLTKNALLLDRVFHITLIMAFVAGPLCLLKNLNSLRYASMVAISAVAYLCILVLVHFIFPSQEIKDLKGDFAVWFPHNEGSPLSTLPIFVFAYTCHHNVFAVINEQKKTRFAHVKVIAIIAMLLALVLYVLIGGAGYFTFGNHIVGNIITLYPHSITSTIGRVAIVFLVTLAFPLQCHPARASIHHIICYIKHKAKKRDQNQQIKVSGPIQIIRSETESATLLNNETEEPGWNTFTEHADDSHVDAATSSSNPTSEVDPSVSETNIEEHPIFNPENTPLEGKTFKIITLILIACAYTVAISVTSLAHVLAIVGATGSTSISFILPGLFGFTLIGSEYTEADEEIPLKTKIFKYAGLLLLIWGILVMVASLFAAIFLGASH, from the coding sequence atgtCAGAACCTACATACAGTAATACTCGTTCAGGTGTGATTACTCTATTGCATACAGCATGTGGAGCGGGTATCCTAGCAATGCCATTTGCATTCAAACCATTCGGACTAGTACCTGGTTTCGCCATGCTCACCATATGTGGCCTCTGTTCACTACTTGGGTTACTACTACAAGCAAGAGTTTATCGTTATGCACCAGAGAGAGCTGCTTCATTCTTCTCTTTGActcaaaaaataaatccaaatttaagCGTCGTGTTTGATTTGGCCATCGCTATTAAATGTTTCGGTGTAGGTGTATCATACATGATTGTCGTTGGTGATTTAATGCCACAAATTGTTTCAGGTTTAACTAAAAATGCATTGCTCTTAGACAGAGTTTTCCATATTACTTTGATTATGGCATTTGTGGCTGGTCCATTATGtctattgaagaatttaaattcgTTAAGGTATGCATCCATGGTCGCCATATCTGCCGTCGCATATTTATGTATTTTGGTTTTGGTacatttcattttcccatctcaagaaattaaagatttgaaagGTGACTTTGCCGTTTGGTTCCCTCATAATGAAGGTTCTCCCTTATCAACATTACCAATCTTTGTGTTTGCCTACACTTGCCATCATAATGTATTTGCAGTGATTaatgaacaaaagaaaacaCGTTTTGCTCATGTGAAGGTTATTGCCATTATCGCTATGTTACTTGCTTTAGTTCTTTATGTGTTGATTGGAGGCGCAGGTTATTTCACATTTGGTAATCATATAGTGGGCAATATCATCACTTTATATCCACATTCTATAACTTCCACGATTGGAAGAGTAGCTATTGTTTTCTTAGTTACATTAGCATTCCCATTACAATGTCATCCAGCGAGGGcatcaattcatcatataaTTTGTTACATTAAGCATAAGGCCAAGAAAAGAGatcaaaatcaacaaaTAAAAGTATCTGGtccaattcaaataattagAAGCGAGACAGAAAGTGCAACTTTGctaaataatgaaactgaGGAACCTGGTTGGAACACATTTACCGAGCATGCCGATGATTCTCATGTGGATGCAgcaacttcatcatcaaacCCGACATCCGAGGTTGATCCAAGTGTTTCTGAGACTAATATTGAAGAGCATCCAATCTTTAACCCTGAAAATACTCCATTAGAAGGTAAAACATTCAAAATTATAactttgattttgattGCTTGTGCTTATACCGTTGCAATTTCTGTCACATCGTTAGCTCATGTATTGGCCATTGTTGGTGCCACTGGGTCCACTTCCATTTCATTTATCTTACCGGGCTTGTTTGGCTTTACTTTAATTGGATCTGAATATACTGAGGCTGACGAAGAAATCCCATTGAAGACTAAGATATTTAAATACGCTGGACTATTATTGCTAATTTGGGGTATTTTAGTGATGGTCGCTTCTCTATTTGCAGCAATATTTTTAGGTGCATCacattaa